tccctttgtacttcagctgtATGAATTTTTGCACTGATTAGAAAACAATccacgcctgtattcttttttccaaagtgcaagatctcccatttgctcacgttgaatttcatcagccatttcctgaaccacGCTCCTAAACTGTtgaagtctttctgcagcctccccacctagtcagtactacctgccagtccacctaacttcgtatcatcggcaaacattgccagaatgcccccagtcccttcatccagatcattcatataTAATGATCTGCTGTTGTATTTTAAACCACAGATATCGGCACCTGTTACCGGTCGAAAGCAGTAACATTGGCAGAGATCGTAAGTTCAGCACAAATCAGTGATGGGGCTAACCGAGGCAGGTATCACAAAGGGTGCATTAGAATCACCACATGCTGAGAATAAAACTTAGTTTCTCAACTTGGCTTGAAGAGAATTGGCATGACGTGGGGGAAGTTAATGTCCTTGTGgaatcattgctggactgttaatccagagatccagataacgttctgcaaacctgggttcaaaccctgccgCAGCAGAtggggaaatttaaattcaactttaaaaacaaactaGAATTAagagagtttaatgatgatcacgaatccattgtcgattgtcagggaaaaaacccaacaggttcactcatgtcctttaaggaaggaaactgccatccttaagtggtctggcccacatgtgactccagacccacagcaatgtggttgattcttaactgccctctgggcaataaatgttggtctagccagtgatgcccacatcccattaatgaatgaaaaaaaaatccaagtttgCCCTAAATTTGCATGTGGTGTCAATGTTAAAATGGGTTTAAACAGTGGTTGAGATTCTGTGGTCtgtggaagttttaaaactgttAGTATTAAATCATATGTTTAGAAACTGAACATTAGCACCTGCACTTCCTAAACCCACAAATCTTAACTGTGGAGAAGCCTTGCATAAGAGCAATACATTTGTACTAGTCATGCAGTGTAAAGAAAGCACTGCCTCAAGGGAACAATGATTACAAATACAATTTTTCATGAAAAATAGAAGATAATGCTGCTAAAATAATGAATTTGTGCTTGGCTTTCCGAGAGAAGTAAATACAAAAAACATTAATAAGTAAAGTTTTATTATATGAATCCACTTTAAGTTATAAAGACAACTTTTGAATGAAAGGCACAGTGAATCAAACAATTATGATAAAACATAGAAACTAAATGAGAACGTACAAAATAAAGTGAAGAcagcattttccagcatttacaaaCCTACAAAATCCAAATTTGGAGTAAACTGTGTCATTACTAATAAGTTGTTAAGTACACAATAAAATCTACATTTGTACCGTTAAACAGATCATTATCTGATTACTTCAGTGTTTGACGATGCTTAGGAAATAAGAGAGAAACAAACACTATTGCTTTCTATTATACTTCATGGTGATACTGCAGCAGTCAGTTCCCTGCAATGAAGCCAACTCAAGCTAGTTTTAGAATGAAAAGCATCAGCACGTTTTAAAATGGAGATTAAAGTCACAAAATTACTTTATGGGGAATAGTTTaacatttatccagactgaaccACAGGCATGGAAGTAGCTGGTAATGGTGTTACAGCCGCATTTCAGCTAATCAGTAGcaaaaacagattttccactcCATTTCCACACAAACTATGAGGCTTTTTGTTTAACGTGCCAAACACACACAACTGATTAAGTTGGAAAAAAATTAATATAGGTTagttgaacaaataaaaaaatcaagACCCTAACCAAATTTTAAATTACAATACTGGACCAATATTAAGCTGCAGCAGAACGCAAGTGCCTTCTATGTGAGCCCAGTAAATCAATTAAAAAAATACCAGTCAAGCACATGGCAAATGCAAACTTGCAAGCAAAAACCTTATTCCTGTTTTAGGAAATGCATTTTTAATATATAAATAGCCACTGAATTCCTTGGCACCATGTTTTCACTGCTTTTATGCAATAAATAGGTATCTTCTACAAGGGAAGGGTAGTTTTTGGGACAATTCTTATTCTTTGGCATGTGCTCAAATACTAGTGTCTGTCTCCCTTACTCCTTGTGGAAAGAAAGCTCCCCTAATTTTATTTACAAACTAGccacattgaatttttttttaactaactCAAAGAtgctcaaaacattttttttgatgCTGCTGCTTCAAAAAGAAATTAAcctcaagtcactatttcatgcTCACAGACTTCTTGTGCAATAATTACAAATAATGGGAATTTCCTCTTTGCATCTTTTGCAGACATGAAATTATTGCTTAAATGGTGATGAGGGAATGCTTTAAGGTTTTGGACAGTATACCCCAACGCCATATTTTCTCAGTGCTTTAGTTTACACATAAATTAGAAATATGTTCACATATTTGCAAAGGATTATGGGCAAACTCGTATCAAAACTTTGCACATACATTTTGATGGcagtaagttttttttcaatacaaACATTTTTAATGCTTTCCTTATTCAAAATATAGACAGGATCAAGACAACATCAGTAGGTTAAGCCTTTAAACAGGCTTTCTAATGAAGCAAGGCTTCCTCAGTAAAGGCATCAGCCTCACAAATTGTGACAGTAATGCTGTGTTATGTCAATTGCCCTTTGACACATGTGCAATCATTAAACCTGTCAGGGTCTATTATCGCCAGTGACCTGCTAGTCTTCATCTGAACTACTCTGCAGGCAAGCAGAGAACAAGTCAATAATAGCTCAATGCTCTAATCAGATAATCAGTCCTACACACTGGTTTGCAGATGTCCATCGTTGTTCCAAGCATGAATTATAACACAACGTAGTGCCATTTCTGCAAGGTATCCTTCAATACACTTTTACATTCTACATAGGAACAACTCTCATGGTCAATTCAAATCTCAAACCTAGAGCAGTATGAAAAACAACCTATGCATGTTGAGCTACCTTACATTATTGCTCAGCTTTGCAAGGTAGTCTCGCAATTCTCTTGCTGCCTGGAATCGACCGTATTGTTTCTTTGGGTGTGCACATTCTTCGAGCAAGGCCTCCAGTCTGCCAGCTCTAACAATTTCTACGGGAGGGCTGTGCAGAAGCCCACCGGTTGTGCCACGCCATGTGGCATATTTAGAGAGCAGGTTCTGACAAATGGCATAGTAGTTATGGTCAACTGTAACGCGCGAACACAAAACCTCCTTGGAAAATGACAGGCAGGCTTCTTTTCCACAATCGTCAAATGTGCTCTCGTACCATACATCCCAGTTTTGAGGCTTATCTGCAAGGAACAAAATTGAATAAATTGGATTACAAAGGTTGAAAATTTAATGTCTGTTCTAATTTTAGTATTTCCATTATGACGTTAGTTAAAGGCATTGAGCTAACGGTAACAATCGAAAATTAGAACAATTTATTTTGTACAAAAAGGAAGAGAACAAAGTATGCATAACATTTAAAGTGATAGCTCTATCATCCGCAATAGTGGAGGAGATTTGCTAGCATTTAGTAAGAAGCTGGCATTAGGATTTCATGAATATTTAGTTTGGTATAGTAAAATTTTAACTTTTGTGTCATTTCAGATTATCTAACTGATTCGCTAAGAACAACATTTTAATTAGTCTATCTCAAAgacattcattttaaaatgggCTGCAATTAAAACAGTACATATTGGCAACCTGGTTGCTGAGAGCTTTCCCACTGTTGAAGGCATCATGGGGTACGGGGAGAAACAGGAATGAGACATTGAGGTAAAGGATCGGCCATGATCACagtgaatagtggaacagg
The sequence above is drawn from the Stegostoma tigrinum isolate sSteTig4 chromosome 14, sSteTig4.hap1, whole genome shotgun sequence genome and encodes:
- the dipk2ab gene encoding divergent protein kinase domain 2Ab isoform X2, which encodes MVAVNYVGNELWNFYNAPWEKRVDLAWQLLEIAEQLTNNDFEFALYLLDVSFDNFAVGPRDGKVIVIDAENIIVADKRLIKQNKPQNWDVWYESTFDDCGKEACLSFSKEVLCSRVTVDHNYYAICQNLLSKYATWRGTTGGLLHSPPVEIVRAGRLEALLEECAHPKKQYGRFQAARELRDYLAKLSNNVR